From a single Macrobrachium rosenbergii isolate ZJJX-2024 chromosome 59, ASM4041242v1, whole genome shotgun sequence genomic region:
- the LOC136837352 gene encoding uncharacterized protein, translating to MLTILQSSAILLLLTIVCNGYRLPVGLQKEKVLSSEENDHILMKENIKSTTEPGPEMDQLHGILENLKNLPKEEKSSTDLPLDSDEATEISDEIQSRTDKSPVQIVEERLNKAEKSEGFTNGPNFNPDRTGLLFGLLPFLGGNRPTAGRSHRPSYSFPPRPPSPSYHPTHPYKQSPHPTPQHIPKSPYKPYEHDYDSPIPDPLPPFPPDGPIFSEYMEELPENSPSHFPEYDSEDFQFENPEKPQYSSDQEGFGGSFDFDFDPPNFFEHSGIPYPPNEDYHLQHDEPYYGGGGGQVYPMKPYSDDDEFEFFPPESYNGFIPTVYKGPPKPVKHIPPGPKPGPPLPRPHKFMHPPDLNIIVEENIYRDDVPYKEVHNERDKITDELDGAGINGLTPETVKFILTHTRPYVESNNESDDHWKRKDVALGE from the coding sequence AGTTCTGCAATTCTGCTGCTTCTCACAATAGTTTGTAATGGTTATCGACTGCCTGTTGGTTTGCAAAAGGAAAAAGTCCTTTCATCAGAGGAAAATGATCACATTCTTATGAAGGAAAACATCAAGTCCACAACAGAACCAGGACCAGAGATGGATCAGTTGCACGGCATTTTGGAAAACCTTAAAAACCTCCCAAAGGAGGAAAAGTCTTCTACTGATTTGCCTTTAGACTCGGATGAAGCCACAGAAATCTCAGACGAAATACAGAGCAGGACTGATAAAAGTCCTGTACAAATTGTAGAGGAAAGACTCAATAAAGCAGAAAAATCTGAAGGCTTCACGAATGGACCAAATTTTAATCCAGACCGAACAGGTCTTCTGTTTGGTCTACTTCCTTTTCTTGGTGGTAATAGACCTACTGCAGGTCGGTCACATAGACCGTCTTATTCCTTTCCTCCTCGTCCTCCATCACCCAGTTACCATCCTACTCATCCATACAAACAGTCACCACACCCAACACCACAACATATCCCAAAATCACCTTACAAGCCCTATGAGCATGACTATGATAGTCCTATACCTGATCCCTTACCTCCTTTCCCACCGGATGGTCCCATTTTCAGTGAATACATGGAAGAGTTACCAGAAAATTCCCCATCTCATTTTCCGGAATACGACTCAGAAGACTTTCAGTTTGAAAATCCAGAAAAACCCCAATACTCCTCTGACCAGGAAGGTTTTGGtggtagttttgattttgattttgaccCTCCGAATTTCTTTGAACATTCTGGGATCCCATATCCACCCAACGAGGATTACCACCTGCAACATGACGAACCTTATTATGGAGGCGGTGGTGGTCAAGTGTACCCAATGAAACCTTACTCAGATGATGACGAATTTGAGTTTTTCCCACCCGAAAGCTATAACGGTTTCATACCTACGGTCTATAAAGGCCCTCCAAAACCTGTAAAGCATATCCCACCAGGACCTAAGCCAGGGCCACCATTACCTCGCCCACACAAATTCATGCACCCACCAGACCTTAACATAATTGTAGAGGAGAATATTTACAGGGATGATGTACCTTACAAAGAAGTTCATAACGAACGGGACAAAATTACTGATGAACTGGATGGAGCCGGAATAAACGGTTTAACTCCCGAGACAGTGAAATTTATTCTGACTCATACCAGACCCTACGTGGAATCGAACAATGAAAGTGATGACCACTGGAAAAGAAAGGATGTTGCATTAGGAGAGTAA